One Gossypium hirsutum isolate 1008001.06 chromosome A11, Gossypium_hirsutum_v2.1, whole genome shotgun sequence genomic window carries:
- the LOC107923327 gene encoding transcription factor TCP18: MFPSNSNGNNNDPITYFDNSILPLSFFHFPSSPYYNQCELLQLVDDYDVLWNQQQQQRFDDDDDDQFLHQTTLLTDNSVSETIVNLPDCRHNNTTTDIHQQPMPRKRPAASKTDRHSKINTANGPRDRRMRLSLDVAREFFGLQDMLGYDKASRTVEWLLIQAKPEINKLMNNNNNSFGFAKSPSSTSETEVVSGIDKAAAIDGNIPKGTPSKKEKKERRQRKTSFRPLARDMRVKARERAKARTKEKNMSLRLNNETRDNDPNRFGSSWSSTWTKQPGIQHHHNNNNTVLQANNININGDRMIWSLNCLQNTGLINQELTGSVLW; the protein is encoded by the exons ATGTTTCCTTCAAACAGCAATGGTAATAACAATGACCCAATCACTTATTTTGACAACTCGATTCTCCCTCTTTCCTTTTTTCATTTCCCTTCTTCTCCGTATTACAATCAATGCGAGCTATTACAACTTGTTGATGACTATGATGTTTTATGGaaccaacaacaacaacaacgctttgatgatgatgatgatgatcagTTCCTTCATCAAACAACCTTGTTGACTGATAATTCAGTGTCGGAAACTATCGTCAACTTGCCTGATTGTCGTCATAATAATACCACAACCGATATTCACCAACAGCCGATGCCACGAAAGAGACCAGCTGCTTCAAAAACAGATCGGCACAGTAAGATTAACACGGCGAATGGACCGAGAGACAGGAGAATGAGGTTGTCCCTTGATGTCGCTCGAGAGTTCTTTGGTTTACAAGACATGTTGGGGTACGATAAAGCCAGTAGAACCGTGGAATGGTTGCTTATTCAAGCAAAACCGGAAATCAACAAGCTAATgaataacaacaacaacagctTTGGCTTTGCTAAGAGTCCATCTTCGACATCCGAGACCGAAGTGGTGTCCGGGATCGATAAAGCAGCTGCCATTGATGGAAACATCCCTAAAGGGACACcttcaaagaaagagaaaaaagaaagacgACAACGTAAAACCAGTTTCCGTCCTCTCGCAAGGGATATGAGGGTAAAGGCGAGAGAAAGAGCAAAGGcaagaaccaaagaaaagaaCATGTCTTTAAGGTTAAACAATGAAACAAGAGACAATGATCCAAATAGGTTCGGTTCTTCTTGGAGCTCAACTTGGACCAAACAACCTGGGATTCAACATCACCACAACAACAACAACACTGTCCTTCAGgccaacaacataaatatcaaTGGAGATCGCATGATTTGGAGCCTGAATTGTCTGCAAAACACTGGATTAATTAACCAAGAG CTTACAGGCTCAGTCCTTTGGTAA